One part of the Nitrospiria bacterium genome encodes these proteins:
- a CDS encoding AAA family ATPase, with amino-acid sequence MDPVKKMASQQAVVIPDDFEITPEIEHAFDLMEHSRRHVYLTGKAGTGKSTLLQYFKEKTARNVIVLAPTGVAAINVGGSTIHSFFRFPPRLITPNELRRVRGREKLLAALDTIVIDEVSMVRADVLDAVDHALRLNRHRPDEAFGGVQVICIGDLYQLPPIVEPELQDYLADTYESPYFFDARVFKENKFEVIELGKVFRQSDSGFIGLLNKIRNNELEESDLVDLNRRCDPSLGFEKEGPAITLTSTNRRASAINRSRLEALDSEGYAFDAAVNGDFDEASYPTDERLELKAGAQVMMVRNDPSKRWVNGSLGVVQKLSRDSITVALGDSACAVEPSEWEKIGYEYNKAEGRIEPKVTGSFKQYPIKLAWAITIHKSQGKTFDNVIIDLGRGAFAHGQTYVALSRCRSIEGIRLMKPIQPSDIILDGTVSRFHNGP; translated from the coding sequence ATGGACCCGGTGAAAAAAATGGCTTCTCAACAGGCTGTCGTCATCCCGGACGATTTTGAAATCACCCCGGAGATCGAACATGCCTTCGACCTGATGGAACATTCCCGCCGTCACGTCTACCTAACGGGGAAGGCCGGGACGGGGAAATCCACCCTCCTTCAATATTTCAAAGAGAAGACCGCGCGGAACGTCATCGTATTGGCCCCCACGGGCGTGGCCGCCATCAACGTGGGCGGCTCGACGATCCATTCGTTTTTTCGCTTTCCTCCCCGGCTCATCACCCCGAACGAACTGAGGCGGGTTCGGGGCCGGGAGAAGCTGTTGGCCGCCTTGGACACGATCGTAATCGATGAAGTCTCGATGGTGCGTGCGGATGTCTTGGACGCCGTCGATCACGCCCTGCGATTGAACCGCCACCGCCCGGACGAGGCCTTCGGGGGCGTCCAGGTGATCTGCATCGGGGATCTCTACCAGCTCCCGCCCATCGTCGAGCCGGAGTTGCAGGATTATCTGGCCGACACCTACGAGAGCCCGTACTTTTTCGACGCCCGTGTGTTTAAGGAAAATAAGTTCGAAGTGATCGAGCTGGGGAAGGTGTTCCGGCAGAGCGATTCCGGCTTTATCGGGCTCTTGAATAAAATCCGCAATAACGAGCTCGAAGAATCCGATCTGGTCGATCTCAATCGACGCTGCGATCCCTCTTTGGGGTTTGAGAAGGAGGGTCCGGCGATCACGCTCACCAGCACCAATCGGCGTGCGTCGGCCATCAATCGAAGCCGTCTGGAGGCCCTGGACTCGGAAGGCTACGCCTTCGACGCCGCGGTGAACGGGGATTTCGACGAGGCCTCCTACCCGACGGACGAACGCTTGGAGCTGAAGGCGGGGGCCCAGGTGATGATGGTCCGGAATGATCCCTCCAAACGCTGGGTCAACGGAAGTCTCGGCGTGGTTCAAAAGCTTTCACGCGATTCGATCACCGTCGCGTTGGGCGACTCCGCCTGCGCGGTCGAGCCGTCGGAGTGGGAGAAAATCGGCTATGAATATAACAAGGCCGAGGGCCGGATCGAGCCCAAGGTGACCGGTTCCTTCAAGCAGTACCCGATCAAGCTCGCCTGGGCGATCACCATCCATAAGAGCCAGGGCAAGACCTTCGATAACGTGATCATCGATCTGGGGCGCGGCGCGTTCGCGCACGGGCAGACCTACGTGGCCCTGAGCCGCTGCCGGTCGATCGAAGGGATACGTTTGATGAAGCCCATCCAGCCTTCGGATATCATCCTGGACGGGACGGTGTCCCGGTTTCATAACGGGCCATGA
- a CDS encoding type II toxin-antitoxin system RelE/ParE family toxin, producing MSYVLRFEKRVLKDLDRIPQKDLVRIDKTIQALALQPNPVGAKKLVGEENLCRVRQGDYRIVSAVDHKAGVVGILGVRHRRDVYR from the coding sequence ATGAGTTACGTCCTCCGCTTTGAGAAGCGGGTGCTCAAGGATCTGGACCGCATCCCACAAAAAGATCTCGTGCGAATCGATAAAACCATTCAAGCGCTGGCGCTCCAGCCAAACCCCGTGGGCGCCAAAAAACTGGTCGGGGAAGAGAATCTCTGCCGGGTGCGTCAAGGCGATTACCGGATCGTCTCCGCGGTGGATCACAAGGCCGGAGTGGTCGGCATCCTGGGGGTCCGGCACCGCAGGGATGTTTACCGCTGA
- the tmpT gene encoding thiopurine S-methyltransferase, producing the protein MDPSFWHQRWQKNEIPFHAREANPLLVKYFKELSVAKGRRVFLPLCGKTLDIAWLLSHGYRVAGAELSKIAVEQLFSELGVEPKISGVGQADHHGAENIDIYVGDFFDLSRRMLGPVDAIYDRAALVALPEAMRPRYTAHLTAITDNAPQLLISYEYDQSLMDGPPFSVSNEEVKKHYRDRYDLTLLASTDVPGGLKGKCAAKENVWLLQKD; encoded by the coding sequence ATGGATCCAAGTTTTTGGCACCAACGGTGGCAGAAAAATGAAATTCCTTTCCACGCCCGTGAAGCCAACCCGCTCCTGGTCAAATATTTCAAAGAGCTTTCGGTGGCGAAAGGCCGTCGCGTATTTTTACCCTTGTGCGGCAAGACTCTTGATATTGCCTGGTTGCTTTCCCATGGCTATCGAGTGGCTGGGGCCGAATTGAGTAAAATAGCCGTTGAGCAATTATTTTCGGAGCTTGGGGTGGAACCCAAAATATCGGGGGTGGGTCAAGCCGATCACCACGGCGCTGAAAATATCGACATATATGTGGGGGATTTTTTCGATTTGTCACGCAGGATGCTCGGCCCGGTCGATGCAATCTATGACCGGGCCGCTTTAGTGGCACTGCCCGAAGCCATGCGCCCTCGATACACCGCGCACTTAACGGCGATTACGGATAATGCTCCGCAGCTACTCATTTCCTATGAGTACGACCAAAGCCTGATGGACGGCCCTCCTTTTTCCGTCAGCAACGAGGAAGTCAAAAAACACTACAGAGATCGTTATGATTTAACGCTCCTGGCAAGCACGGATGTCCCGGGTGGATTGAAGGGAAAATGCGCCGCCAAAGAGAACGTTTGGCTGCTACAAAAAGACTAA